From one Phragmitibacter flavus genomic stretch:
- a CDS encoding SGNH/GDSL hydrolase family protein: MTLTTQYRIAPPRNADVSPVIIYPMECRRYVGHQFLIIVTLLLSFLPLALPAQKPEEKLAPAVELTPRNGLPNVLAKLNTGGEVRIGYLGGSITAAPGWRVKTLAWFQSQYPKAQVSEINAAIGGTGSGLGVFRVGEHVLKHQPDLLFVEFAVNDAGTDPATIHRSMEGIVRQTWQANPNTDICFVYTFSAPMLEDLKNGKFSRSATAMEDIANHYHIPSIHMGLEVAQLEKDGKLVYQSTDKNADTAAGKIVFSTDGVHPLVETGHELYAAAVIRSLEKIKPIGKPAPHELIAPLRADNSEKARLIPIQKSMLKGNWTLLDPTQDNPGKRHAARVPSLWKANDPTACLEITVNGSILDMYDLVGPDGGQLNITVDGELKKPVNRIDAHCTYDRLSSFRVLTAPEGGLHKIKIQLSASAPDKKNILFERNRPDLEANPAKYANNHWYLGGLLLIGEVLP; the protein is encoded by the coding sequence ATGACACTCACCACTCAATATCGAATCGCCCCTCCAAGGAACGCCGACGTATCGCCGGTCATCATTTACCCCATGGAGTGCCGACGTTACGTCGGCCATCAGTTCCTCATCATCGTAACCCTCCTCCTGTCCTTTCTCCCCCTCGCCCTTCCCGCCCAGAAACCCGAAGAAAAACTCGCCCCCGCCGTCGAACTCACCCCTCGCAACGGCCTCCCCAACGTCCTCGCCAAACTCAACACCGGTGGCGAAGTCCGCATCGGCTATCTCGGCGGCAGCATCACCGCCGCCCCCGGGTGGCGCGTCAAAACCCTCGCCTGGTTCCAAAGCCAATACCCCAAAGCCCAAGTCTCCGAAATCAACGCCGCCATTGGAGGCACCGGCTCCGGCCTCGGCGTCTTCCGCGTCGGCGAACACGTCCTCAAACATCAGCCCGACCTTCTCTTCGTCGAATTCGCCGTCAACGACGCCGGCACCGACCCCGCCACCATCCATCGCAGCATGGAAGGCATCGTCCGCCAAACCTGGCAGGCCAACCCCAACACCGACATCTGCTTCGTCTACACCTTCAGCGCCCCCATGCTCGAAGACCTCAAAAACGGCAAGTTCTCCCGCTCCGCCACCGCCATGGAAGACATTGCCAACCACTACCACATCCCCAGCATCCACATGGGACTCGAAGTCGCCCAACTCGAAAAAGACGGCAAACTCGTCTATCAATCCACCGACAAAAATGCCGACACCGCCGCCGGCAAAATCGTCTTCTCCACCGACGGCGTTCACCCCCTTGTCGAAACCGGCCACGAACTCTACGCCGCCGCCGTCATCCGCAGCCTGGAAAAAATCAAACCCATCGGCAAACCCGCCCCGCATGAATTGATCGCCCCCCTGCGCGCTGACAACTCCGAAAAAGCACGCCTCATCCCCATCCAAAAATCCATGCTCAAAGGCAACTGGACGCTGCTCGATCCCACCCAGGACAACCCCGGCAAACGCCACGCCGCCCGCGTCCCCTCTCTGTGGAAAGCCAACGATCCCACCGCCTGCCTCGAAATCACCGTCAACGGCTCCATCCTCGACATGTATGATCTCGTCGGACCCGACGGCGGCCAGCTCAATATCACCGTCGATGGCGAACTCAAAAAACCCGTCAACCGCATCGACGCCCATTGCACCTACGACCGCCTCTCCAGCTTCCGCGTCCTCACCGCCCCCGAAGGCGGACTCCACAAAATCAAAATCCAACTCAGTGCCAGCGCTCCCGACAAAAAGAACATCCTTTTCGAGCGCAACCGCCCCGATCTCGAAGCCAACCCCGCCAAATACGCCAATAATCATTGGTATTTGGGCGGACTCCTGCTCATTGGCGAAGTGCTTCCCTAG
- a CDS encoding excinuclease ABC subunit UvrC, whose protein sequence is MSLRREKPDLNARLHDVPHQPGVYVMRDRFGKVIYVGKARDLRKRLSNYFTPSRARHSDTKTRALIESIWDFEFHTVRNEGESLILEMRLIKDFRPKYNVSFKDDKRYLLVKVQPADPFPRFSLTRLKKDDNARYFGPFAHSGALRTTLNWMNREFGLRVCRPANPDANDYKHCHNDIIKNCSAPCIARVTPDEYRIRISQACDFLDGKSKGLLNAIEEEMKKAAAKLDFERAAELRDMFEHLQKTLKPMRTFERAPHLRLASTIDPMADVKELQEYLGLERPPLVMECFDIANIGTAHCVASMVRFKNGVSDNAKYRRYRIRIVDGQNDFLAMSEVVQRRYSRVLLEARDQLGAEAAEFTQENPLDALRRLESEHPEIESEIVSKNPKWVSLPDLVIIDGGKGQLGVAVAQLNKLGLHDLPVIGLAKQEEEVYRPGIEEPIRIPHDRGALKLLQRIRDEAHRWANGYHQLLLKRRVAESILDDCTGISQARRTTLLRAFGSVARLRKASVEDIAKLPGISKTLAQDILKFLDDRSS, encoded by the coding sequence GTGTCCTTACGTCGCGAAAAGCCCGACCTCAACGCCCGCCTCCACGACGTGCCGCATCAGCCAGGCGTCTACGTCATGCGCGACCGCTTTGGCAAGGTGATCTACGTCGGCAAAGCCCGCGATCTTCGCAAGCGCCTCAGCAACTACTTCACCCCCTCCCGCGCCCGTCATTCCGACACCAAGACCCGCGCGCTCATCGAATCCATCTGGGACTTCGAATTCCACACCGTTCGCAACGAAGGCGAATCCCTCATCCTCGAGATGCGCCTCATCAAGGACTTCCGACCCAAATACAACGTCAGCTTCAAGGACGACAAACGCTACCTCCTCGTCAAAGTCCAGCCCGCCGACCCCTTCCCGCGTTTCAGCCTCACCCGACTCAAAAAAGACGACAACGCCCGCTACTTCGGGCCCTTTGCCCATAGCGGTGCCCTGCGCACCACCCTCAACTGGATGAATCGCGAGTTCGGCCTGCGCGTCTGCCGACCCGCCAATCCCGACGCCAACGACTACAAGCACTGTCACAACGACATCATCAAAAACTGCTCCGCCCCCTGCATCGCTCGAGTCACTCCCGACGAATACCGCATCCGCATCAGCCAGGCTTGCGACTTCCTCGACGGCAAATCCAAAGGCCTCCTCAACGCCATTGAGGAGGAGATGAAAAAAGCCGCCGCCAAACTCGACTTCGAACGCGCCGCCGAACTGCGCGACATGTTCGAGCACCTGCAAAAAACCCTCAAACCCATGCGCACCTTCGAGCGCGCCCCCCACCTCCGACTCGCCTCCACCATCGACCCCATGGCCGATGTCAAAGAGCTTCAGGAATACCTCGGACTCGAACGTCCCCCGCTGGTCATGGAATGTTTCGACATCGCCAACATCGGCACCGCCCACTGTGTCGCCAGCATGGTCCGCTTCAAAAACGGCGTCTCCGACAACGCCAAATACCGTCGCTACCGCATCCGCATCGTCGACGGCCAGAACGACTTCCTCGCCATGTCCGAAGTCGTCCAGCGTCGCTACTCCCGCGTCCTCCTCGAAGCCCGCGACCAACTCGGTGCCGAAGCCGCCGAATTCACCCAGGAAAATCCTCTCGACGCCCTGCGCCGACTCGAATCCGAGCATCCCGAAATCGAATCCGAAATCGTCTCCAAAAATCCCAAGTGGGTCTCCCTTCCCGACCTCGTCATCATCGACGGAGGCAAAGGCCAGCTTGGAGTCGCCGTCGCCCAGCTCAACAAACTCGGCCTCCACGACCTCCCCGTCATAGGCCTCGCCAAACAGGAAGAAGAAGTCTACCGCCCCGGCATCGAAGAACCCATCCGCATCCCCCACGATCGCGGTGCCTTAAAACTTCTCCAGCGCATCCGCGACGAAGCCCACCGTTGGGCCAACGGCTACCATCAACTCCTCCTAAAACGACGCGTCGCCGAAAGCATCCTCGACGACTGCACCGGAATCAGCCAGGCCCGCCGCACCACCCTTCTCCGCGCCTTCGGCTCCGTCGCCCGACTCCGCAAAGCCAGCGTCGAAGACATCGCCAAACTCCCCGGCATCAGCAAAACTCTCGCCCAGGACATCCTGAAGTTCCTCGACGACCGCAGCAGCTAA
- the mqo gene encoding malate dehydrogenase (quinone): MSTVTTSKSSNSTVVNLSTQSPDVVLVGAGIMSATLGVMLKELHPELTIEIFETLDSIAAESSNGWNNAGTGHAALCELNYTPEKADGSIDVSKALEVNAQFNESRQFWAWLVERGIVKDPDTFIQPVPHISFVSGEKDVAFLRKRWEALRVHPGFGEMEYSEDVKVLTEWMPLVMEGRDPMVPVAATRMLGGTDVDFGSLTRALIAHLKSMPGVSVNLGHVVTDLKRSRDKRWRVSVKERATRKRRKVSAKFVFLGAGGGALPLLQMSDIPEGKGFGGFPVSGQWLRCDNPVLAARHDAKVYGKASVGAPPMSVPHLDTRVIDGQRSLLFGPYAGFTTKYLKNGSPLDFPFSFRPDNLIPMIAAGMGNIPLTEYLIGQVVQSPEERLKALKVYLPKVDGADWRLEEAGQRVQVIKKDPVKGGILQFGTEVVAAGDGSIAALLGASPGASTAVSIMLTLIKQCFEEKFESAEWQEKVKAMVPTRGESMSQNPQLLNQMHAWTSAVLGL, encoded by the coding sequence ATGAGCACTGTCACTACTTCGAAGTCATCTAATTCCACCGTTGTTAATTTATCTACCCAGTCGCCTGACGTTGTTCTTGTAGGAGCCGGCATCATGAGTGCAACTTTGGGGGTGATGTTGAAGGAGCTGCACCCGGAGCTGACGATTGAGATTTTCGAGACTTTGGACAGCATTGCGGCGGAGAGTTCGAATGGTTGGAACAATGCTGGGACGGGGCATGCGGCGTTGTGTGAGCTGAACTACACGCCGGAGAAGGCGGATGGATCGATTGATGTGTCGAAAGCGCTGGAGGTGAATGCGCAGTTCAATGAGTCGCGACAATTCTGGGCGTGGTTGGTGGAGCGGGGGATAGTGAAGGACCCGGACACCTTCATTCAGCCGGTGCCGCATATCAGTTTTGTATCGGGGGAGAAGGATGTGGCGTTTTTGCGCAAGCGCTGGGAGGCGTTGCGGGTGCATCCGGGATTTGGTGAGATGGAGTATTCGGAGGATGTCAAGGTGTTGACGGAGTGGATGCCGCTGGTGATGGAGGGGCGCGATCCGATGGTGCCGGTGGCAGCGACGCGCATGTTGGGCGGGACGGATGTGGATTTTGGATCACTGACGCGGGCGTTGATTGCGCATTTGAAATCAATGCCGGGAGTGAGTGTGAATCTGGGTCATGTGGTGACGGATTTGAAGCGCAGTCGGGACAAACGCTGGCGGGTCAGTGTGAAGGAGCGGGCCACGAGGAAGCGTCGCAAGGTGAGCGCGAAATTTGTGTTTCTCGGCGCGGGTGGCGGGGCGTTGCCTTTGTTGCAGATGTCGGACATTCCCGAGGGCAAAGGTTTCGGTGGGTTCCCGGTGAGCGGACAGTGGTTGCGGTGCGACAATCCGGTGCTGGCGGCGCGGCATGATGCCAAGGTGTATGGCAAGGCTTCAGTGGGGGCGCCGCCGATGTCGGTGCCGCATTTGGACACGCGGGTGATTGATGGTCAGCGGTCGTTGTTGTTTGGTCCGTATGCGGGATTCACGACGAAGTATTTGAAAAACGGTTCGCCGCTGGATTTCCCGTTTTCATTCCGTCCGGACAATTTGATTCCGATGATTGCGGCGGGGATGGGCAACATTCCGCTGACGGAATATTTGATTGGTCAAGTGGTTCAGTCACCGGAGGAAAGGCTGAAGGCGCTGAAGGTTTACCTGCCGAAGGTGGATGGGGCGGACTGGCGATTGGAGGAGGCGGGGCAGCGGGTGCAGGTGATCAAGAAGGACCCGGTGAAAGGAGGCATTTTGCAGTTTGGCACCGAAGTGGTGGCGGCGGGGGATGGCAGCATCGCGGCATTGTTGGGGGCTTCACCAGGAGCTTCGACGGCGGTGAGTATCATGCTGACGCTGATCAAACAGTGTTTTGAAGAGAAGTTTGAGTCGGCCGAGTGGCAGGAGAAGGTGAAGGCGATGGTGCCGACGAGGGGGGAATCGATGTCGCAGAATCCGCAGTTGCTGAATCAGATGCATGCGTGGACGAGTGCGGTGCTGGGACTTTAG
- a CDS encoding hemolysin family protein, which translates to MNPLLIEIGFIMVLLGVNGIFAMTEIAIVSSRRSLLQSMADGGHRGAAKALELTDNPNRFLSTVQIGITLVGIVAGAFGGASIAKRLAAVLETQPFIGDYATQISLAVVIGVITYLQLVLGELVPKRLAMRFPEPIASTMSVPMSWLSTIASPAVVMLSVSTGWLLKIFGVKDEGNNRMSREEFTVMVREGLVMGNIGRAESRMIQGVFEFGELEAYDIMIPRPRMMWIESDATHAEIWPMIVKSTQEVFPVYYEKRDELLGVVSIKDLYAQMAAGAEIKFGELTHPPLMVSETQKASELLESFRSTGQRAAFVIDEFGTVIGMVTVMDLLESIVGDVMSKEERSTMPLRKRPDGSWVINGHYEIEKLPDHIEDFVAPKEAGYDYRTVAGWFAHVLVRMPKEGDTLEQSGWRFEIMDMDGARVDKVMASRVVAELAEKAESA; encoded by the coding sequence ATGAATCCACTGTTGATTGAGATAGGTTTTATAATGGTGCTGCTGGGCGTCAACGGCATTTTCGCGATGACGGAGATCGCCATTGTATCGTCCCGGCGGAGCTTGTTGCAGTCGATGGCCGATGGCGGGCATCGTGGCGCGGCAAAGGCGCTGGAGTTGACGGATAATCCGAACCGTTTTTTGTCGACGGTGCAAATTGGCATTACCCTGGTAGGAATCGTGGCAGGCGCGTTTGGTGGGGCGAGCATCGCGAAACGACTGGCGGCGGTGTTGGAGACGCAGCCGTTTATTGGGGATTATGCGACGCAGATTTCGCTGGCGGTGGTGATTGGTGTGATTACGTATCTTCAGCTGGTGTTGGGGGAGCTGGTGCCGAAGCGGCTGGCGATGCGGTTTCCTGAGCCGATCGCGAGCACCATGAGTGTTCCGATGTCCTGGTTGTCGACGATTGCGTCGCCTGCGGTGGTGATGTTGTCGGTTTCGACGGGCTGGTTACTGAAAATTTTTGGAGTGAAGGACGAGGGAAACAACCGGATGTCGCGTGAGGAGTTCACTGTGATGGTGCGCGAGGGACTGGTGATGGGCAACATCGGACGGGCTGAGTCACGGATGATTCAAGGGGTGTTTGAGTTTGGGGAGCTGGAGGCGTATGACATCATGATTCCGCGTCCGAGGATGATGTGGATCGAAAGCGACGCGACGCATGCGGAGATCTGGCCGATGATCGTGAAGAGCACGCAGGAGGTCTTCCCGGTGTATTACGAGAAGCGCGACGAGCTGCTCGGGGTGGTATCAATCAAGGATTTGTATGCGCAGATGGCGGCGGGTGCGGAGATCAAGTTTGGTGAACTGACTCATCCGCCGTTGATGGTTTCGGAGACGCAGAAGGCGAGTGAGTTGCTGGAAAGTTTCCGCAGCACGGGACAGCGGGCGGCATTTGTGATTGACGAATTTGGAACGGTGATCGGAATGGTCACGGTGATGGATTTGCTGGAGTCAATCGTGGGAGATGTGATGTCGAAGGAGGAAAGGTCGACGATGCCGCTTCGCAAACGGCCGGATGGTTCATGGGTGATCAATGGTCACTATGAGATCGAAAAGCTGCCTGACCATATTGAGGATTTTGTGGCACCGAAGGAGGCGGGTTATGATTATCGGACGGTGGCGGGATGGTTTGCGCATGTGCTGGTGCGGATGCCGAAAGAGGGGGACACGCTGGAGCAGAGCGGCTGGCGTTTTGAGATCATGGACATGGATGGCGCACGCGTGGACAAGGTGATGGCATCACGCGTGGTGGCTGAGCTTGCAGAGAAAGCGGAGAGTGCCTGA
- a CDS encoding monovalent cation:proton antiporter-2 (CPA2) family protein: MHHSFLAQAFIYLLAAIIAVPVAKRLGLGSVLGYLIAGAAIGPFALQFIGDESGDVMHYAEFGVVMMMFVIGLELRPKLLWRLRGPILGTGGSQVLATAVIIAAATLLIGTTWKEAIAIGLILALSSTAIVLQSLAERGQLKTEAGKSAFAVLLFQDIAVIPILAILPILASRQIAATSDHHGPQLANWQHALLVLGAVALIVGGGRYLVRPIFRYIAATKLREVFTATALTLVIGIALLMQSVGLSPALGTFLAGVMLSDSEYRHELESDIEPFKGLLLGVFFIAVGASLDFALIAAQPIQIATWVTALILLKMLVLFTLARISRMPGQDISLFTLALAQGGEFCFVLLSFAHSNHVLSDTLTKPLTATVALSMAITPFLLMAHEKLLLPRLQRKENERPMDSIESEESQVIIAGFGRFGLTVGRLLRMSGLKATVLDLDSEQIDFLRQIGFKVFYGDASRVDMLTAAGADSAKLFVLAIDDEPKALEIVDTVKKHFPHLTIIARAADRTQTYEMIQRGVPHVYREASGTSLEMATKTLSLLGIPEAEAQRASQHFHELDEQSIHTMVEIWKEHEFGEVYITTARQQIAEMERLFRTDTAASR; this comes from the coding sequence ATGCATCACTCCTTCCTCGCCCAGGCCTTCATCTACCTTCTCGCCGCCATCATCGCGGTGCCGGTCGCCAAACGCCTCGGCCTCGGATCTGTTCTCGGCTACCTCATCGCCGGAGCCGCCATTGGCCCCTTCGCCCTCCAGTTCATCGGTGACGAAAGCGGCGACGTCATGCACTACGCCGAATTCGGCGTCGTCATGATGATGTTCGTCATCGGCCTCGAACTCCGCCCCAAACTCCTCTGGCGTCTGCGCGGCCCCATCCTCGGCACCGGCGGCTCCCAAGTTCTCGCCACCGCGGTCATCATCGCCGCCGCCACCCTCCTCATTGGCACCACTTGGAAGGAAGCCATCGCCATCGGCCTCATCCTCGCCCTGTCGTCCACCGCCATCGTCCTGCAATCCCTCGCCGAGCGCGGCCAGCTCAAAACCGAAGCCGGCAAATCCGCCTTCGCTGTCCTCCTCTTCCAGGACATCGCCGTCATCCCCATCCTCGCGATTCTGCCCATCCTCGCCTCACGCCAAATCGCCGCCACCTCCGACCACCACGGACCCCAGCTCGCCAACTGGCAGCACGCCCTGCTCGTCCTCGGTGCCGTCGCCCTCATTGTCGGCGGTGGACGCTACCTCGTCCGCCCCATCTTCCGCTACATCGCCGCCACCAAACTCCGCGAAGTCTTCACCGCCACCGCCCTCACCCTCGTCATCGGCATCGCCCTGCTCATGCAGAGCGTCGGACTCAGCCCCGCCCTCGGCACCTTCCTCGCCGGCGTCATGCTCTCCGACAGCGAATACCGCCACGAACTCGAAAGCGACATCGAACCCTTCAAAGGCCTCCTCCTCGGCGTCTTCTTCATCGCCGTCGGTGCCAGCCTCGACTTCGCCCTCATTGCCGCACAACCCATTCAAATCGCCACCTGGGTCACCGCGCTGATCCTCCTCAAAATGCTCGTCCTCTTTACCCTCGCCCGCATCAGTCGCATGCCCGGACAGGACATCAGCCTCTTCACCCTCGCCCTCGCCCAAGGCGGCGAATTCTGCTTCGTCCTCCTCTCCTTCGCCCACTCCAACCACGTCCTCAGCGATACCCTCACCAAACCCCTCACCGCCACCGTCGCCCTCTCCATGGCCATCACCCCTTTCCTGTTGATGGCCCACGAAAAACTCCTTCTCCCCCGACTCCAGCGCAAGGAAAACGAACGTCCCATGGACTCCATCGAATCCGAGGAAAGCCAGGTGATCATCGCCGGATTCGGACGCTTCGGCCTCACCGTCGGCCGACTCCTGCGCATGTCCGGACTCAAAGCCACCGTGCTCGATCTCGACTCCGAACAAATCGACTTCCTCCGCCAGATCGGCTTCAAAGTCTTCTACGGCGACGCCTCACGCGTCGACATGCTCACCGCCGCCGGAGCCGACTCCGCCAAGCTCTTCGTCCTCGCCATCGACGATGAGCCCAAAGCCCTTGAAATCGTCGACACCGTCAAAAAACACTTCCCCCATCTCACCATCATCGCCCGCGCCGCCGACCGCACCCAAACCTATGAAATGATCCAGCGCGGCGTCCCCCACGTCTATCGCGAAGCCAGCGGCACCTCCCTCGAGATGGCCACCAAAACCCTCTCCCTCCTCGGCATCCCCGAAGCCGAAGCCCAACGCGCGTCCCAGCATTTCCACGAACTCGACGAACAAAGCATTCACACCATGGTCGAAATCTGGAAGGAGCACGAGTTCGGCGAAGTTTACATCACCACCGCCCGCCAGCAGATCGCCGAAATGGAACGCCTCTTCCGCACCGACACCGCCGCCAGTCGGTAA